In the genome of Pseudomonas fluorescens, the window ACGATCATTTTCAGGAACTCGCAAGGCGCTTCCTTGAACAGCGACGCGATGCGGATTTCCTTCTTGGACTTGAGCTTGCCACCCTGCACCCGGGAAATCGTGGTGTGCAGGCCAAGGGCACGGTGGGTCAGGTCCAGGCGGTTGTCGAACAGCACCTTGTCGATGGCCGGGGCATTACGCAGGTATTCCTGCTTGAGGTCCAGGGCATAGGTGTACAGCGCCTTGTCGCTCTGCACCCCGTGCTTTTGCGGGTAACGCTGGCTCAGGTAATCGCCCAGCCGACCGTCGGCGATCAGCTGGCGCACCTGATCCTGCAAGGTAGCGGGATAAGCCTGGAGATATTTCAACACGGTCATCGGGGCGGCAATACAGGTCACTAAAAGTTCGCCAGTGTAGCGAATTCAGCGGGCCAGCGCGCTCCAGTCAAACGGCTGGACAAAGACCCCGGTGTCTTCGGCCATCATCGGCCGGGCCACCAGAAAGCCTTGCACATATTCACAGTCATTGGCTTGCAGCCATTCATACTGCGCGACGGTTTCAACCCCTTCGGCAATCACCAGCATCCCGAACTGTTTGCACAGGTCGATCACACTGCGCACCAGCGCCGCATCCCGTACCGACTCCGGCAACCGGGCGATCAAATGGCGGTCGATCTTGAGGGTATCCAGCTCCAGGTCGCGCAAGAGCGACAGCGAGCAGGGTCCGGCCCCGAAGTCATCCAATGCCACTCGTACGCCCAGATTGTGCAGCAGGCGCAATTGCTTGCGGGTTTCTTCGGGGTTGTGCATCAAGGCCTCTTCCGTGACCTCGACTTCCAGATGACGCGGTTGCAAGCCATGGCGCTCCAGCACCTGGCGCAACTCGGTGACCAGGTTGGGCATGCCGAACTGCGTACTGCTCAAGCTGACGCCGAGCACCAGGTCCTCGGTAAACAGAGCCCCCCAGGCTTTGCGCTGCCCGATGCTGCGATGGTAGATCCAGCTGCCCAGGCGACTGATCAGCCGCGCCTCCTCCAGCAATGGCAAAAACAGCCCCGGGGGGACATCGCCAACGCTCGGATGCTGCCAGCGCAACAAGGCCTCGAAGCCACGAAGCCGCCCGTCGGCAATCGCCACCTGAGGCTGATACACCAGATTGAAATCGCGGTTCTCGATGGCTGTGCGCACACTTTCTTCCAGCATCAGCCGCGTGCGCGCCCGGCCGTTCATTTCGTGATCGTAGAAGCGATATTGCTGGCGGCCGGCACGCTTGGCTTCGTACATGGCGATGTCGGCCGCCCGCAGCATACCGTCGAGATTGGCGCCACAATCGGGGAACGTGGCGATGCCGATGCTGGCACCCAGCACGATATCGAGGCCATCGACCTGCTGACAGATCGACACTCGCTCGATGAGTTTCTCGGCAATCTTCGCCGCCTGCTCGGGGAACTCCAGATCCAGCAGCACAGTGAATTCGTCGCCGCCCATCCGCGCCAGAATGTCGAAGGGCCGCAGGCAAGCCTTCAACTGTTCGCAGACCCAGCGCAGCACCCGATCGCCGGCATCGTGCCCGAGCGAATCATTGACTCGCTTGAAGCCGTCGAGATCCAGGTACATCAAGACCCAGGAACTGTCGGAACGCTCACCGCGCAACAGCAGGTTCTCTACTGTCTGATAGAGCCCCCGGCGGTTGAGCAATCCGGTCAGCGGATCGGTGACCGCCTGAAACTCCAGTTGCTGATGCAGATGGCGCACCACCGACATGTCCAGCACGGTCACTACCATCGCCTGTTGCTCGGCGGGCAATGGCGCGCAGGACAAGGCCACCGGCACCTGCTGGCCGGGCGCCGTCCGTAGCAGGGCATCGTGCAGGCGCAGGGTTTCGCCGCGTTTGTATCCGGCCAGCAACTCGGAATCGGCCCAGATCGGGATATGCGGTTTTTGCAGGTAGTCCACAAACTCCTTGCCTTGCAGTTCCTGCACCGTGGCATTGAGCAACCGTGACATCGCCGGATTGGCAAAACGAATCAGACCGTCCTCACCCAATACCAGAATGCCTTCGGCAGCGTTATCCAGCACAGACGCATTAAAGGCACGAGCCGCTTCCAGATCATGACTCAGGCGCTGCAAGGCTCGGCGGTTACGCTGGTGTTCGAGCAACACCTGGACCCTGGGCGTGAAGATCTGCGGGTCGAACGGCTTGAACAGGTAATCCACCGCACCACTGGCATAGCCCTTGATCATGGCGTCCCGGGACTGTTCGTTGGCGGTCAGGAAAATGATCGGCGTGAGACGGGTCCGCTGGCTACCGCGCATCAGGCGCGCCACTTCATAGCCGTCCATGCCCGGCATCTGCACATCCAGCAGCACCAGGTCGATGTCGTGTTCAAGTAACAAACCGAGGGCCTCGAAACCCGAGGCGGCAGTAATGACCCGCCAGTCCTGGCGCTGTAACAACGCGCGCATGCTGATCAGGTTTTCAGGGTAATCGTCGACGACTAAAAGGGTTGAGCCGCCGTCTACTGGCGTGGGTTGCGCGCATTCCATGCTGCTTCTCTAATTGCGGGGGTGTCAGGCCGGCTTCTCGTGAAAACCGGACAAATACGGTGCCATCACTCTAGACCCGGTTCTGCAAAAGCAGAAGGTGTCAGTAGGCCATCATCTAATCATTGTGTCTTTTTACCGACTAACGGTCGATGGTTCAGCTCCATGAAAACCGGGAAGATGGCATTTCGACAGGATGTTGACGTCAACCACCCGTCAGGCGGGCGTTAACAAAATCTCCCGCTACGCTTATAAAGGCCGCCCCAAAGGCGCGGCCTAGAGCTTCTTGCACGCCCGTGCAGCATCAATCAA includes:
- a CDS encoding EAL domain-containing protein — its product is MECAQPTPVDGGSTLLVVDDYPENLISMRALLQRQDWRVITAASGFEALGLLLEHDIDLVLLDVQMPGMDGYEVARLMRGSQRTRLTPIIFLTANEQSRDAMIKGYASGAVDYLFKPFDPQIFTPRVQVLLEHQRNRRALQRLSHDLEAARAFNASVLDNAAEGILVLGEDGLIRFANPAMSRLLNATVQELQGKEFVDYLQKPHIPIWADSELLAGYKRGETLRLHDALLRTAPGQQVPVALSCAPLPAEQQAMVVTVLDMSVVRHLHQQLEFQAVTDPLTGLLNRRGLYQTVENLLLRGERSDSSWVLMYLDLDGFKRVNDSLGHDAGDRVLRWVCEQLKACLRPFDILARMGGDEFTVLLDLEFPEQAAKIAEKLIERVSICQQVDGLDIVLGASIGIATFPDCGANLDGMLRAADIAMYEAKRAGRQQYRFYDHEMNGRARTRLMLEESVRTAIENRDFNLVYQPQVAIADGRLRGFEALLRWQHPSVGDVPPGLFLPLLEEARLISRLGSWIYHRSIGQRKAWGALFTEDLVLGVSLSSTQFGMPNLVTELRQVLERHGLQPRHLEVEVTEEALMHNPEETRKQLRLLHNLGVRVALDDFGAGPCSLSLLRDLELDTLKIDRHLIARLPESVRDAALVRSVIDLCKQFGMLVIAEGVETVAQYEWLQANDCEYVQGFLVARPMMAEDTGVFVQPFDWSALAR
- a CDS encoding M48 family metallopeptidase, which encodes MTVLKYLQAYPATLQDQVRQLIADGRLGDYLSQRYPQKHGVQSDKALYTYALDLKQEYLRNAPAIDKVLFDNRLDLTHRALGLHTTISRVQGGKLKSKKEIRIASLFKEAPCEFLKMIVVHELAHFKESDHNKAFYKLCEHMLPGYHQVEFDVRVYLTWRDL